The DNA segment TACCGCCCATGTTCCACCAAAAAGACTCTTCGGAAAACATGAGACGATTATCTTTAGTTGGTTCAAATGTGGCAAAATATCCGTTATTACCAAAGTAAAGCTCAATTTCTAGTTGTTTGGTTTTTTTTCGACCAAAATGCAAGATTGTATCTGGCCCACCTTGGCGACTTACAAAAAGTTGCAACTGTTCATCAAGTATCTGTTGCACCATGCGAAAAAAGCCGATAAAGTTAGATTTACCAGCACCATTACAGCCAATAAGTATGTTGAGTTGAGAAAGCTGGATGTCACATTCGGCGATGGATTTAAAACCCTTTAAAATAATTCTTGATAGTTGCTTTTCACTGCTCAATTTTGTCATGAAACAGTCTCCTAATTTTTCTGTAGAGATGCTTCCAGTTAAGCTAAGAAACTGGGGTCAAGAATTTGCTCAATTGTAAACGGACATTCAGCCGGAAAAGTTTCTCCTGATTTTTGAGTTTCTTTAGCTGCGTCTCGACAAGCACGACGATAGTATTTTTCTCTCCACACTGAATCTTGAAGATAACGCCGCAAACTGGGAGTATCTTCTAAGCAATCTTGAATTTGATTTCGGCAGTTAGAAAGGGTATTATCCCAGCTTTTGGTTCGGCGTTCTGGCTGATACTGGCATTTGAGTAAGTGCATTAACAGCACCTGTAAATAGCTGCCGAGTTCTTTCAGTTCACTACGCCCTAAAGCCTCTATTTCCTCTACCAAGTTTTTAATGTCTAACTCAGCCCAATGTCCTTTTTTCAACAACTCGGCTTGTTGTTCCGTCCACAACAGAAAATCTTGCTCATAACCAGTTTCTTTACTCATCCTAAAAATACTAATTACAATACCTGACACTGCCCATGATTGCGTAATAAATGGTCACACAATACTAATGCTACCATCGCTTCAACCATTGGAACTGCACGAGGTAATACACAAGGATCATGTCTGCCTTTGGCTGCTAATACTGTTTCTTCCCCTTCTTTAGTAACTGTTTTTTGCTCTTTTCTAATGGTGGCTGTGGGTTTAAATGCAACTCGCAAAACAATATTTTCGCCGTTGGAAATTCCCCCTTGAATGCCACCAGAACGGTTGGTGACGGTGCGAATTTCTTCGTTTTCATCAATATAAAATTCGTCGTTATGTTCAATTCCTGTTAATAGTGTCCCGGCAAAACCTGAACCAATTTCAAAGCCTTTACTAGCTGGGAGAGACATTACACCCTTGGCGATATCGGCTTCTAATTTATCAAATACTGGTTCGCCTAAACCTTTGGGGACATTCCGCGCTACGCATTCCACTACACCGCCGATGGAATTACCTTCTCTACCTATTTGTTCTATTAATTCAATCATGCGATCGCAACATTCGGCATCGGGACAGCGTACAATATTGCTTTCGACTTGTTCTAAGGTGACAGTATTAGGATCAATTACACCTTCTAAGTCTTTGATGCGCTTGACGTAACCGATGATTTCAATATTAGCAACTTGACGGAGAATTTTTTTAGCGATCGCACCAGCTGCAACTCTCCCAATTGTCTCACGCGCTGACGACCTGCCGCCACCTTGCCAATTACGAATCCCATATTTTGCATCATAAGTTGCATCGGCATGGGATGGGCGATAAGTTTGTGCCATCTCGTCATAGTCTTGGGGACGGGTGTCTTTATTTCTCACCATAATGGCTATGGGTGTTCCCAAGGTTTTACCCGCAAATACTCCAGACAGGATTTCGCAAGTGTCGGCTTCTTTACGGGGTGTGGTAATTTTACTTTGCCCTGGTCGTCTTCTGTCTAACTCTAGTTGAATTTCTTCGGCGGAAATTTCCAGTTGTGGAGGACAGCCATCAATTACAACCCCCACTCCGCCGCCGTGGGATTCTCCGAATGTGGTGATGCGAAATAAATGCCCGAATGTGTTGCCCATGATGTTAAAAAAAAAGAGTAAAGCTTTTGTATTGTACCGAATGTTAGCACTTAATAATATGATAAGTTTTTCGGTTTTGAGGACAAACCGCTAAGTCGCTAAGTACGCCAAGGGGAGAGAGTTTGAGGAATTATTCCAGGTTTAAGTTTGCACTCATTAAGTCTTGTAAGTTTGTGACTAATTTGGTGCAAATTTGATCTACTGGTAAGTCGTTGGGTTCGAGTCCAAAGGGGTTTTCTATTTGATTGGCAATTTCTTCTACGCCTAGCAAAATAAAACTGATTACGGCAACGATTGGGGCTGTCCACCAATTTAGGTTATGTACAAGTTGTAAGGGTAATATTAGACAATATATTAATAAAACTCTCTTGAGATATATTGTATAAGCTAAGGGGACGGGTGTTGTTAAAATTCGTTCACAACCGATAAATCCTTCTACCATGTTATCTAGTGCGGTGTTCATGGCTATTAGTTCAAATATTGTGATCAGATTTTGGTTTTGCTGCTGTTTGAGATAATCGCCAATCCATAAGGCAATTCTTAAGGGTGGACTTTTTGCATCTTTGATTTCTAAATATTGTGCTGGTGTAAGTAAGGTTTCTAATTCTCTATTAACGGGTAAGCGTCTTAATTGTAGTTTTGTGGCTATGGAAAAGGCACTTAACAATTTGACGGATGCTGTTTTTTTCTCTACATCTACAGGTTCTTTTTCTAAAATTAATAACCTGATTTTTCTCCCTAAGTTTAGACTATTAATAACTATTGTTCCCCAGATTTGCCGACCTTCCCAATATCTACTATATGCTGTATTTGTACGAAATACCATTAATAAGCCTAAGACAAGGTTGTAGGCTACATTACTAATTACACTACTAAAAACTTGTTGTGGTAAGTCATAGCCGTAGTAGTGAATTACAGATACGATAAATCCTAATCCACTACATAACATTAGTCGGGGGAAAATTGCCGGAACTACTGAACCTTTTATTTGTAAAGCCACTTGCAACCAATTGGGTTTTTCAACAATCATCTAACTTTTTACAAGGATATGAGAAATGAGAAACTAACCGCAAAGGACGCAAAGGACACAAAGAAAGAAGGAAGAAGGAAGGAGGAATGCACGCAGATAACTATGGATGAATCTGTGCTA comes from the Nodularia sp. NIES-3585 genome and includes:
- a CDS encoding bestrophin family protein is translated as MIVEKPNWLQVALQIKGSVVPAIFPRLMLCSGLGFIVSVIHYYGYDLPQQVFSSVISNVAYNLVLGLLMVFRTNTAYSRYWEGRQIWGTIVINSLNLGRKIRLLILEKEPVDVEKKTASVKLLSAFSIATKLQLRRLPVNRELETLLTPAQYLEIKDAKSPPLRIALWIGDYLKQQQNQNLITIFELIAMNTALDNMVEGFIGCERILTTPVPLAYTIYLKRVLLIYCLILPLQLVHNLNWWTAPIVAVISFILLGVEEIANQIENPFGLEPNDLPVDQICTKLVTNLQDLMSANLNLE
- a CDS encoding DUF29 domain-containing protein codes for the protein MSKETGYEQDFLLWTEQQAELLKKGHWAELDIKNLVEEIEALGRSELKELGSYLQVLLMHLLKCQYQPERRTKSWDNTLSNCRNQIQDCLEDTPSLRRYLQDSVWREKYYRRACRDAAKETQKSGETFPAECPFTIEQILDPSFLA
- the aroC gene encoding chorismate synthase; the encoded protein is MGNTFGHLFRITTFGESHGGGVGVVIDGCPPQLEISAEEIQLELDRRRPGQSKITTPRKEADTCEILSGVFAGKTLGTPIAIMVRNKDTRPQDYDEMAQTYRPSHADATYDAKYGIRNWQGGGRSSARETIGRVAAGAIAKKILRQVANIEIIGYVKRIKDLEGVIDPNTVTLEQVESNIVRCPDAECCDRMIELIEQIGREGNSIGGVVECVARNVPKGLGEPVFDKLEADIAKGVMSLPASKGFEIGSGFAGTLLTGIEHNDEFYIDENEEIRTVTNRSGGIQGGISNGENIVLRVAFKPTATIRKEQKTVTKEGEETVLAAKGRHDPCVLPRAVPMVEAMVALVLCDHLLRNHGQCQVL